The following proteins are encoded in a genomic region of Arachis stenosperma cultivar V10309 chromosome 4, arast.V10309.gnm1.PFL2, whole genome shotgun sequence:
- the LOC130976651 gene encoding cyclin-dependent kinase C-2 C-like, with translation MVPLKSDAFEKLDKIGQGTYSSVFQAREVHSGRMVALKKVRFDNFQPESIRFMAREIIILRALDHPNVMKLEGIITSQLSHSIYLVFEYMEHDLAGLVSSPDIKFSESQIKCYMRQLLSGMEHCHLRGIMHRDIKVSNILVNNDGVLKIGDFGLANTLSPNNKNPLTSRVVTLWYRAPELLMGSTNYGVSVDLWSVGCVFAELFLGKPILKGRNEVEQLHRIFKLCGSPPEEFWRKCKLPLATMFKPQTTYESSLWERCKGFPPTAVSLIETLLSIDPSERGTASSALMSEYFSTKPHACSPSFLPKYPPSKEMDAKYRDDAQRKKAGVAREAATTAKRPKRVQKVLDCPNNNNKTATKEEMQNNAQNGGRDDKVYQTKGRIGVVQQKEMQHKPMFDAKSEAAKTNGSHGYSVYSGPAPASGSTGFTWATKRRKDAASTLSDGSRSKISGLDPNFAKGTYDLARQGIDVSQRNRSYTNFQDETHQESFDGADEYLDYDPTEKADSMISTQGNINEDLHFENGMRRGARKSRFG, from the exons ATGGTTCCTCTCAAAAGTGATGCTTTTGAGAAATTGGACAAG ATTGGACAAGGTACATACAGCAGTGTTTTCCAAGCACGTGAAGTTCATAGTGGGAGGATGGTTGCCCTGAAGAAGGTGCGATTTGACAATTTCCAACCGGAGAGTATTAGGTTCATGGCAAGAGAGATTATAATCCTCCGTGCACTTGACCATCCAAACGTCATGAAATTGGAGGGCATAATCACTTCCCAACTTTCACACAGCATCTACCTTGTGTTTGAATACATGGAGCATGATCTTGCTGGCCTAGTATCTTCTCCGGACATCAAGTTCAGTGAATCACAG ATTAAATGTTACATGAGGCAGCTATTAAGTGGCATGGAGCATTGTCACCTTAGAGGTATTATGCATAGAGACATTAAAGTTTCCAATATATTAGTGAACAATGATGGTGTTCTCAAGATTGGAGACTTTGGATTAGCAAATACACTTAGCCCAAACAACAAGAACCCTTTAACAAGTCGTGTGGTGACTCTTTGGTATCGTGCTCCTGAGCTCTTGATGGGTTCAACGAATTATGGAGTTTCAGTGGATCTATGGAGTGTCGGCTGCGTATTCGCAGAACTTTTCCTGGGGAAGCCAATCCTTAAGGGAAGAAATGAG GTTGAACAATTGCACAGAATCTTTAAGCTTTGTGGATCTCCACCAGAAGAGTTCTGGAGAAAGTGTAAGCTTCCTCTTGCAACAATGTTTAAACCGCAGACTACCTACGAAAGCTCTCTTTGGGAGAGGTGTAAAGGTTTTCCTCCAACTGCTGTAAGCCTAATTGAGACTTTACTGTCCATTGATCCTTCCGAGCGTGGCACTGCCTCCTCTGCACTGATGTCTGAG TATTTTAGCACAAAGCCGCATGCTTGCAGTCCATCATTCCTTCCAAAGTATCCACCAAGCAAAGAAATGGATGCTAAATACCGGGATGATGCACAGAG GAAAAAGGCTGGAGTGGCTCGCGAGGCTGCGACGACAGCAAAAAGGCCAAAACGGGTCCAGAAAGTTTTGGATTGccccaacaataataataaaacagcTACAAAAGAG GAAATGCAGAACAATGCTCAAAATGGTGGTAGAGATGATAAAGTATATCAGACAAAGGGAAGAATCGGAGTTGTGCAGCAGAAAGAGATGCAACATAAACCAATGTTTGATGCTAAGTCAGAGGCTGCCAAAACAAATGGTTCTCATGGCTATAGTGTATACTCAGGTCCGGCACCGGCCTCAGGATCTACCGGCTTTACTTGGGCTACTAAGAGGCGAAAAGATGCCGCTTCAACTTTATCAGATGGCTCAAGAAGTAAAATCAGTGGACTTGATCCAAACTTTGCCAAAGGAACATATGATTTAGCAAGACAAGGGATTGATGTTTCACAAAGAAATCGTAGTTACACAAACTTTCAAGATGAAACACATCAAGAATCATTTGATGGAGCTGATGAGTACTTGGATTATGATCCCACAGAAAAAGCAGATTCTATGATAAGTACTCAG GGCAACATTAATGAAGACTTGCATTTTGAGAATGGCATGAGAAGAGGAGCCAGAAAATCACGGTTTGGTTGA